GATCCAGAAGTAATTGAAGCCTTCGCGAAGCACGGTTTTGAAGTCAATGTGGATACTGCCGGATCACGCCGCATTGCCACCGATGTCGATTTGAGCCCTTATGATTTCGCGTTCCCGTCCTCTACACCGGCTGCGCAAAAAATTTCAGAATCCCACACCACAACAGGCCGGTTCACTCCTTTCTACTCACCGATGGCCGTAGCCACCTTTGGAACGATCACCGACATGCTGCAGGCGCGGGGAATCGTAAGCGCAGGCACCGTGGATTTGGGCAGGTTAATAGATGAAACCCAAGCAGGCACCCGGTGGAGCGAAATAAGCACGAACTACCCATCAAACCGAGTCGTGCAAATTTCCACCACCGATGTGCGCACCTCCAATTCCGCGGCGATGTATCTCTCCATGATGTCGTGGGTAAAAAATAACGGCACAACGATCAGCAGCATTGCAGAAGCCGATGCGTTGATCCCGGAGCTTAGCCAGCTGTTTGTGGGCCAAGGATATACCGAAAGCACGTCTGCTGGGCCGTTTGATGAATACCTTTCGCAAGGCATGGGAGCCAAACCAATGGTGATGATCTACGAAGCGCAATTTTTGGCAGAACAAGCCAAAGAAAACTCGCGGATTACAAGCGACATGGAACTGATTTATCCAAGCCCCACCGTCTACAGCACCCACACAGTGGTGAGCTTGAGTGAAGTGGGCGCAGAGATCGGGCAGCTGTTGGAAACCGACGACACCCTGCAACGATTAGCCATCAAGCATGGATTCAGGCCTAAGAATTCCGCGATGATTGCGGAAGAAGGGATGTCGAATCAGATGCCTAACAACCTCAATCTCATCGACCCGCCAGATTATGACTTTTTAGAACGACTCATTGATGGCGTGGGGGCATCTTATAATGTCCTTCCGGTAGAAGAGGATGCAGATCTATGAAAACTTTCCTAAAATCGCTAGCTCTGGGTGTGAGCATGGTGCTGCTGGCAGGTTGTTCGACGGTGACACTGGGTGCTGGCAGTGGCAGTCTCGGCGGTGGGTCTAGCGACCCGTTGAAGATTGTGGCCGCCACCGAGTTGGAAGATTTACAACCTGCGATCGAGCAGGCTTCGAATGAACTGGGCTTTGATATTGAGTTGAGTTTTCCGGGCGGAACCCTCAGCAACAGTCAAGCGCTGAAAGACGGCGAATTTGATCAGGATTTTGATGCCACCTGGTTTGCCACCAACCGTTACGTTGACCTGATCGGCGCCTCGGCAAAACTGGGCGAAACCACCAAAATTGCGACATCTCCCGTGGCTATCGCTGTGAAAACTGACCTGGCAGAGGATTTGGGTTGGGATCAGCGCCAACCAACGTGGGAGGAATTAGGTGAAGCTGCTGGGGATAGAAATTTCACTTTTGGCATGACTGATCCCGCGACATCCAATTCTGGATTTTCCGCCTTGGTGGCCATGGCCACGGCATATGCAGATACCGGCCAAGCCCTCAACGTCAACGACATCCCCGCGATCGCTGCGCCGATGTCTGAATTCTTATCGGGCCAAACCATCACTTCTGGTTCGTCTGGTTGGCTCAAAAATACGTTTTTGGAACAACCTGACCGTGTTGATGCGATCATCAACTATGAATCCGTTCTGCACACCATGATCACCGAGGACAACGCCGATATCACCGTCGTTGTTCCCGCAGATGGCGTTGTCAGCGCCGATTATCCGCTGTCCACCATCACCGGATCTGACCAGGGCGAGCAGGTAGCAGCGCTTGCCGGCTGGTTTGCCGAGCATCCGGAAACGCTCACAGATGCTTATCGACGTCCGACCACCGCAAACGCACCGCTCCCAGCGGAGCTTAGCGCCCAAACGATCATCGAAGCTCCCTTCCCAGGGAGCAAATCAGTAACAGATGCACTAATAGATGCTTACTCCAACCAATTCCGAGTGCCCGGAGAAACAACGTTTGTTCTCGATGTCTCCGGATCCATGCAAGGTGAGCGCATCAGCTTATTAAAAGAGACCATGTCGGATCTGATCACAGGTGATGCAACCACAGATCTTGCCAATGTCTCCCTGCGTGAGCGTGAAAAAGTTACGATCATTCCTTTTAGCTTCACCCCACATGAAACAATCAACGAAACTCTCGGGCACGTAGACAGTCCAAGCCGGGTTGATCTTGCACAGCAAGTTGATGCTTTGCAAGCCGATGGTGGCACCGGAATTTATGATGCAGTC
Above is a genomic segment from Corynebacterium suranareeae containing:
- a CDS encoding vWA domain-containing protein, yielding MKTFLKSLALGVSMVLLAGCSTVTLGAGSGSLGGGSSDPLKIVAATELEDLQPAIEQASNELGFDIELSFPGGTLSNSQALKDGEFDQDFDATWFATNRYVDLIGASAKLGETTKIATSPVAIAVKTDLAEDLGWDQRQPTWEELGEAAGDRNFTFGMTDPATSNSGFSALVAMATAYADTGQALNVNDIPAIAAPMSEFLSGQTITSGSSGWLKNTFLEQPDRVDAIINYESVLHTMITEDNADITVVVPADGVVSADYPLSTITGSDQGEQVAALAGWFAEHPETLTDAYRRPTTANAPLPAELSAQTIIEAPFPGSKSVTDALIDAYSNQFRVPGETTFVLDVSGSMQGERISLLKETMSDLITGDATTDLANVSLREREKVTIIPFSFTPHETINETLGHVDSPSRVDLAQQVDALQADGGTGIYDAVLAAYSQSVAVDYIPSIVLMTDGELTAGRTYPQFLEEWTALPNNIRSIPVFVILYGEANVADMEQLATTTGGKTFDALNGDLNEAFKEIRAYQ